From the Saccharomycodes ludwigii strain NBRC 1722 chromosome I, whole genome shotgun sequence genome, one window contains:
- the EDE1 gene encoding Ede1p (similar to Saccharomyces cerevisiae YBL047C | EDE1 | EH Domains and Endocytosis) — protein MSTNISFHVPLSKDENSFYKAKFNELDPEQLGIVTGEAVRPLFAKSGLPNQALSQIWSLGDVDNNGFLNFTQFAACCRLIGHFQSNPSSIISPNLYSTPSPRLPNFNGGNKSQQQQQSLPSNTTPINVQTSGTNIPLPSSHDISKFSQLYDRSCNGAIEMGGDKAREIFLKANLPTQVLGHIWELSDLNNSGRLNKAEFVMAMYLIQLTVSRNPAVSPNLPSVLPNNLWEHVNKQVFSVTNNTPQPPLSRRLSVNSTGSSFNNNNNNNNSTMSPVSTGSGAAVPGGLARNSSMIRRSFNNASSDWIITSEKKQQFDSIFDSLDKEKTGLLGASVLVPFFLTSSLSQDTLATIWDLADIHNNAEFSKLEFAIAMFLIQKKNSGVELPDVVPDQLLYSPALGLHNAINNDNTTTATTAATTTTSPQQTNNSSLNDLLALDSSFSQQKSVQPSQQNYPLTSSSTGGAPTTTNTATAPLTSTATGYRKFKPQSTFGQNIIREEEEEEQQQQQNHATSGLSSTVNVPSSTAIPPNTSSAYRSKLPNIPNFASLSLPNQTVSKAANHDLLAQNTNTSLKLSQATTDLANLSNQVGSLSHQSTQLKERKSNAEQELTKLNATKTTIESKLASLRATYAQETKQTEQVENMLVQSKKEIETLNQQLKVAETNYHAVEVKLGEVQQQLQDIENFNSQIKEKIGNFNSMSQSLQQELNAKQQELQQKQSMVGVNEKQLEISQLNVANLQKETKELEDHFQTFVTKHNELNEYSAKIEKQHANLETRHQEFVTKSQNVEKEEIELKQRETDLKSRTAQIEEQEKIYFDQISKLQDMFNHLNQQKQLFEQADHELQQNQIKYAHKVHELSEKQMKLAMGEIPSSPSIGSHAINDATTTASAAAAAMTAMAGNAASAVSSSNDTTNTVTAATDPVFQNNVEHLSKSVSSNGLQSVIPPHSNPIIDDDNRSETKSDMVDKFVSESVSQSSLPKTETTTTGQVKFEDSAKDATVGSSATISAARTHETSNYGSNSGSDTIFDKTALSNTASTTVEPGATASAVSGVVLPDEGTLEDVPKHLSTTSSTFNNPPQSETLDDHKNINEEQELATEVPGSWDPQQQPKTLGVHKEEDEMEENGGITSDSSNSIQKTPEPEGDTFLSNNAYNSRPRGKIDEEFPPIQELNIDDDEDSTSSADAYNGSDDHFQDTVDYTASPYPQNTAQHYSAVNIKSGNTTPAIPTNVPLSSGPKTINTNLHDDFADLQQAAIEDADDEEDMHDHAFETHDGFSNYVVQSTAAPFDNFSSPVVPPHPHIESAQQPVISSTSSVSFQQQQRKQQQQQQQQQQQQQQQQQQQQQQQQQQQQQQQQQQQQQQQEKVKDNQEWDQLFSGFGNSHQQEQQFHDASNIQTPLPTHTPLPVHQQQQSPRVLDRPNIATTPKSLAIEELCSMGFSQEEAKGALEKCNWDLENATNLLLDNA, from the coding sequence ATGTCAACGAATATTTCGTTTCACGTACCTTTGTCTAAGGACgaaaattctttttataaGGCGAAATTCAACGAATTAGATCCAGAACAACTAGGAATTGTTACAGGTGAAGCAGTTAGACCCTTATTTGCCAAATCTGGCCTTCCAAATCAAGCTTTATCACAAATATGGAGTCTAGGTGATGTTGACAACAATGgttttttgaatttcacCCAATTTGCAGCATGCTGTAGACTAATTGGTCATTTTCAAAGCAACCCAAGTTCTATTATTTCCCCTAATTTATATTCTACACCCTCACCTCGTTTGCCGAACTTCAATGGCGGTAATAAatcacaacaacaacagcaatcACTTCCTTCTAATACCACCCCAATAAATGTCCAAACTAGCGGCACGAATATTCCTCTTCCATCGTCACATGatatttctaaattttctCAGTTATACGATAGATCTTGTAATGGTGCTATTGAGATGGGTGGTGATAAAGCTagagaaatttttttaaaagccAATTTACCGACTCAAGTTTTGGGTCATATTTGGGAATTATCTGATCTGAACAATTCTGGTAGGTTAAATAAAGCTGAATTTGTTATGGCAATGTATTTGATCCAATTAACTGTCTCTAGGAATCCAGCTGTTTCTCCAAATTTGCCCAGTGTTTTGCCCAATAATTTATGGGAACATGTTAATAAGCAAGTATTTTCCGTTACAAATAACACACCTCAACCACCTTTATCCCGTAGATTGAGTGTTAACTCAACTGGTTCATCcttcaacaacaataacaacaataacaacagtaCCATGTCTCCTGTTTCCACAGGTAGTGGTGCTGCTGTTCCAGGCGGTCTAGCTAGAAATTCATCCATGATTAGACGTTCATTTAACAATGCTTCTTCTGATTGGATTATAACcagtgaaaaaaaacaacaatttgattccatttttgattctttagacaaagaaaaaactgGCTTATTAGGTGCTTCTGTACTggttccattttttttaacttcttCCTTAAGTCAAGATACTTTGGCTACAATTTGGGATTTGGCGGATATTCACAATAATGCTGAATTTTCCAAGCTGGAATTTGCTATTGCTATGTTTTTgattcaaaagaaaaatagcGGTGTTGAGTTACCAGATGTAGTTCCTGACCAATTGTTATACTCTCCAGCTTTAGGGCTACACAATGCGATCAATAACGAcaatactactactgctactacagcagcaacaacaactactAGTCCACAGCAAACAAACAACAGCTctttaaatgatttattgGCCTTGGATTCCTCTTTCTCTCAGCAAAAGTCAGTACAACCATCTCAGCAAAATTATCCTTTAACTTCCTCCAGCACCGGTGGTGCCCCAACAACCACAAATACGGCCACAGCTCCATTAACCAGTACTGCGACTGGATATCGGAAATTTAAACCACAATCTACTTTTGGTCAAAACATTATtagagaagaagaagaagaggagcaacaacaacaacaaaaccATGCAACTTCTGGATTGAGTTCTACCGTTAATGTTCCTTCTTCAACTGCTATCCCTCCTAATACTAGTTCGGCATATCGATCGAAACTACCAAATATTCCTAATTTTGCCTCATTGTCCTTGCCAAATCAAACGGTTTCTAAAGCAGCAAACCACGATTTATTGGCTCAAAACACAAATACTTCGCTAAAATTGAGTCAAGCTACTACTGACCTAGCCAATTTATCTAACCAAGTTGGTAGCCTATCACATCAAAGCACTCAActaaaggaaagaaaatcTAATGCGGAACAGGAATTGACAAAATTGAACGCTACCAAGACTACTATTGAGTCCAAATTGGCCTCCTTACGTGCCACTTATGCACAAGAAACTAAACAAACAGAGCAGGTTGAAAATATGCTAGTTCAATCCAAAAAAGAGATTGAGACATTGAATCAGCAATTAAAAGTCGCTGAGACCAATTACCATGCCGTGGAAGTTAAATTAGGTGAAGTACAACAGCAATTACAggatattgaaaattttaattcccAAATCAAGGAGAAAATTGGTAATTTCAATTCTATGAGCCAATCCTTACAACAAGAATTAAACGCCAAACAACAGGAACTACAACAGAAACAAAGTATGGTAGGCGTCAATGAGAAGCAATTGGAGATTAGTCAATTGAATGTTGCTAATTTGCAAAAAGAAACCAAAGAATTGGAGGATCATTTTCAAACTTTTGTTACCAAACATAATGAGCTAAATGAATATTCAGCCAAAATTGAGAAGCAGCACGCTAATTTAGAGACCAGACATCAAGAGTTTGTCACCAAGTCACAAAATGtagaaaaggaagaaataGAATTGAAACAGCGTGAAACAGATTTAAAATCGAGAACTGCACAAATTGAAGAACAAgagaaaatttattttgatcaAATTTCCAAGTTACAGGACATGTTCAACCACTTaaaccaacaaaaacaattatttgAACAAGCCGACCACGAATTGcaacaaaatcaaattaAGTATGCTCATAAAGTGCACGAATTGTCCGAAAAGCAAATGAAGTTAGCTATGGGTGAAATCCCAAGCTCTCCTTCTATTGGAAGCCATGCAATTAATGATGCCACCACCACTGCttctgctgctgctgctgctatGACTGCTATGGCTGGTAATGCTGCTTCTGCAGTGAGTTCTAGTAATGATACTACTAATACCGTCACAGCTGCTACTGACCCTGTTTTTCAGAATAATGTGGAGCATTTATCCAAATCTGTTTCTTCTAATGGGTTACAATCTGTTATCCCTCCACATTCAAACCCAAttattgatgatgataatagaTCAGAAACCAAATCCGACATGGTTGACAAATTTGTTAGCGAATCTGTTTCTCAATCATCTTTACCAAAGACTGAAACTACCACTACTGGTCAGGTAAAATTTGAAGATTCAGCTAAGGATGCTACTGTTGGTTCTTCTGCTACAATTTCAGCCGCACGTACCCATGAAACAAGTAATTATGGTAGTAACAGTGGCTCTGACacaatttttgataaaactGCGTTATCCAATACTGCTTCAACGACTGTTGAACCAGGAGCCACTGCTTCTGCTGTTTCTGGTGTCGTTTTACCGGATGAAGGTACTTTAGAAGATGTACCAAAACATTTGTCGACTACCTCATCCACTTTTAACAATCCACCACAATCCGAAACTCTGGATGATCATAAGAATATTAATGAGGAGCAGGAATTGGCAACGGAAGTTCCAGGTTCCTGGGACCCACAACAGCAACCAAAAACGTTAGGGGTTCacaaagaagaagatgaaatGGAAGAAAACGGTGGAATAACTTCTGATAGCTCAAATTCCATTCAAAAAACACCAGAACCTGAAGGTGACACCTTTTTGTCCAATAATGCGTATAATAGCAGACCTCGTGGTAAGATAGATGAAGAATTTCCACCTATTCAAGAATTGAatattgatgatgatgaagactCGACTTCTTCAGCTGATGCTTATAATGGTAGTGATGATCATTTCCAAGATACTGTTGATTATACTGCTTCTCCTTATCCACAAAATACAGCACAACACTATAGTGCTGTTAATATTAAGAGTGGTAATACAACACCGGCTATTCCTACTAATGTTCCACTTTCTTCTGGCCCTAAAACCATCAACACCAACCTGCATGATGATTTTGCTGACTTACAACAAGCAGCTATAGAGGACGCAGATGATGAGGAGGATATGCATGACCATGCTTTTGAAACTCATGATGGGTTTTCTAATTATGTAGTTCAAAGTACTGCGGCTccttttgataattttagTTCGCCAGTTGTTCCACCACATCCCCATATTGAGTCGGCACAACAACCGGTTATTAGTAGTACTAGTAGTGTTTCATTtcagcaacagcaacggaaacaacaacagcaacaacaacaacagcaacaacaacaacagcaacaacaacaacagcaacaacaacaacagcaacagcaacagcaacagcaacagcaacagcaacagcaacagcaacaagaaaaagttaaagaTAACCAAGAATGGGATCAATTATTTTCTGGATTTGGTAATAGCCATcaacaagaacaacaatTCCATGATGCTTCAAATATCCAAACACCATTACCAACACACACACCGTTACCTGTTCACCAACAGCAACAAAGTCCAAGAGTTCTAGATCGTCCAAATATTGCTACTACACCAAAATCATTGGCAATTGAAGAATTATGTAGTATGGGATTTTCCCAGGAAGAGGCTAAAGGTGCTTTGGAAAAATGTAATTGGGATTTAGAAAATGCTACCAATCTTTTATTAGATAATGCATAG
- the NNF1 gene encoding MIND complex subunit NNF1 (similar to Saccharomyces cerevisiae YJR112W | NNF1 | Necessary for Nuclear Function) yields MKQEIVQKQFNKTEMYDTNNANDPLENEMNPLKLPSSPVSNNFTHIRYQRLVEVCERALHQVLKNLQDFTKVRYCYPNYAITHQQDLINCQQQIVELWYQLCSNEFREIFQERQLEQKLNELDDLIEVAKKKKYEYLAQEEVEEEKDAKERYNNNNNNNNNKEVHTFHDKKLSFDAKKSEQLEDISKITPKEIVNFYKFQANKKLIKNLKEKLDNLTQNNKQMLQEINDCFKRIDDNIQSINDEVYVNKFGDQTNRTISINVLRSNLTTLLNDLNNECE; encoded by the coding sequence ATGAAGCAAGAAATCgttcaaaaacaatttaataaaactgaAATGTATGATACTAATAATGCCAACGACCCCCtagaaaatgaaatgaaCCCATTAAAACTGCCATCATCCCCTGtatctaataattttacaCATATAAGGTATCAAAGATTGGTTGAAGTTTGTGAAAGAGCATTACAtcaagttttgaaaaatttacaagATTTTACTAAAGTGCGGTACTGTTATCCGAATTATGCCATTACACACCAACAggatttaataaattgtcAACAACAGATTGTAGAATTGTGGTATCAATTGTGTTCAAACGAATTTCGGGAAATATTTCAAGAAAGGCAGCTGGAACAAAAGCTAAACGAGCTAGATGATCTCATAGAAGttgcaaagaaaaaaaaatatgaatatttGGCCCAAGAGGAAGTtgaagaggaaaaagatGCAAAGGAAcgatataataataataataataataataataataaagaagtGCACACCTTTCACGATAAAAAGTTATCCTTTGATGCAAAAAAGTCTGAACAACTTGAAGATATCAGCAAAATAACTCCAAAGGAAAtagtaaatttttataaatttcaagctaataaaaaactaataaaaaatttaaaggaaaaattggACAATCTAACTcaaaacaataaacaaatGTTACAAGAGATTAATGATTGCTTTAAAAGAATAGATGATAACATCCAAAGTATAAATGATGAAGTATATGTTAATAAGTTTGGTGATCAAACAAACAGAACCATATCAATAAATGTACTAAGAAGTAATTTAACAACTCTTTTAAATGATCTTAATAACGAATGCGAATAA
- the PXP2 gene encoding Pxp2p (similar to Saccharomyces cerevisiae YJR111C | PXP2 | PeroXisomal Protein), which produces MNGVLNKARLLKINSLIPLNHRNNPDLRYFWYITAATTLSVCNQPKDVATLYKYAIITASINNNNNNNNNNATDVHHIKLGLDNSCNDQDLLISTILGDNHELSLREANFTLLQKNISSKFKEAILKSSCIAGIPKAINSLHEIAQSVEKENLHETTTNNIEDKFRIKIHAPDFNRISDYNQYVTENNHNKRENILARGFDHWNLIYNKVSDKIINNLNASDPDLWYIILSTCYAPILSNDSVLNAKETSLIVISALVPQDVNPQLYGHLKGALNVGCTKEEVQSVEDLSILISEWCGITWKRKCIKL; this is translated from the coding sequence ATGAATGGCGTGCTAAATAAAGCTAGGTTactcaaaataaatagttTAATTCCATTAAACCATAGGAACAATCCAGATTTAAGATATTTTTGGTATATAACAGCAGCAACTACATTGAGTGTTTGCAATCAACCCAAAGATGTGGCCACATTATACAAATATGCAATAATTACAGCatccattaataataataataataataataataataatgctacCGATGTTCATCATATTAAGTTAGGTTTAGATAACAGCTGCAATGATCAAGATTTACTAATATCTACAATATTGGGAGATAACCATGAACTTTCACTAAGAGAAGCCAATTTCACGTTgttgcaaaaaaatatatcttctaaatttaaagaGGCCATTTTGAAAAGTAGCTGTATAGCAGGAATCCCTAAGGCAATTAACAGTCTACATGAGATTGCACAGAGtgttgaaaaagaaaatttacaTGAAACAacaactaataatattgaagaCAAATTCAGAATTAAAATCCATGCCCCAGACTTCAACAGGATATCCGACTATAACCAATATGTTACTGagaataatcataataagaGAGAAAATATATTAGCCAGAGGATTTGATCATTGGAACCTTATCTACAATAAAGTTAgtgataaaataattaataatttaaatgcATCTGATCCAGATTTGTGGTACATTATTTTAAGCACTTGTTATGCTCCAATTTTGAGTAATGATTCCGTGCTAAATGCTAAAGAGACTAGTTTAATTGTTATAAGCGCATTAGTGCCCCAAGACGTCAATCCTCAATTGTACGGTCATTTGAAAGGTGCTTTAAATGTGGGATGTACTAAAGAGGAGGTTCAATCAGTGGAAGATTTGAGTATTTTGATTTCCGAATGGTGCGGTATCAcatggaaaagaaaatgcataaaactataa
- the YMR1 gene encoding phosphatidylinositol-3-phosphatase YMR1 (similar to Saccharomyces cerevisiae YJR110W | YMR1 | Yeast Myotubularin Related), translating to MEYIKVAKVDDVILHKRGIQTHGTLHLTTHHLIFTSPNSKREFWLPFHIIHSVFKNKGSANYCNNNNGRNNNNIWKYQNIKIITKDLLCFSIDFKDCYQAQDVFDSIKLLTVIKPPLKLYCFLYRPNQLELPYTGKTTARIYDIRREFFDRQGLDPSRWRVSNVNSDFKFCPTYPNEFIVPFPITDTLLKHASKYRSSQRIPVLSYYHKETGCCIVRSAQPLPGLTQQRSPQDERLIYEFFQIKPSQKNVIVDCRPTTNAYAQTALGGGTENMDNYNFGGTTTRMFLGIPNIHTMRDSFQSLIDNLIVDNDINSPLNRKFSINQHSSWHKHIKTLLNNTEILVKYILFNKGNLLIHCSDGWDRTTQISSLVQLCIDPYYRTYEGFMVLVEKEWVLFGHRFLERCGHYNSNNNFHDNSSNNIIKSSILGNSNVNNNGSNNNNSNNNSNDNNNDNNNDNDIISSDEMTSSSEMMPVENHVNNKKKDDLNSILASMTNNIFGGTTSNTINTSAITGGISRNGEVQVANRGNSSSKNNNNNNNNNNNNNNNNNNNNNNNNNNSSSSSSNPLSIISGESNNTSPIFFQFLECVYQLLQQSPSKFEFNERFLRRLVYHLYSCQYGTFVYNNQRQSLNEGSATVDVWAYFLSRKKEFANPNYINSNNSNNNTDAEEYWILPDLHKLQWWYQLLGRKKEELIDYTTTEASATSDNNNNIIASDLSPDMKNALRLKEDEARDNPQNKKSPKNIFSYALNLDVFK from the coding sequence atggaATATATTAAAGTAGCCAAAGTGGACGATGTTATTCTTCACAAAAGAGGCATCCAAACACATGGAACATTACACTTGACTACACATCATTTGATCTTTACATCTCCCAACTCTAAAAGGGAATTTTGGCTACCTTTCCATATTATACATTCagtgtttaaaaataaaggaagTGCCAACTATtgcaacaataataacgggcgcaacaataataatatatggaagtatcaaaatataaaaattattactaaaGATTTGCTATGCTTTtctattgattttaaagattGCTATCAAGCACAAGATGTGTTCGATTCAATTAAACTTCTTACTGTCATTAAACCGcctttaaaattatattgttttttgtaCAGGCCAAACCAGTTAGAATTACCGTACACCGGGAAAACTACCGCCCGAATATATGATATTCGCAGAGAATTTTTTGATAGACAAGGGCTTGACCCTTCAAGATGGAGAGTTTCTAATGTTAATAGTGATTTTAAGTTTTGTCCTACCTATCCTAATGAATTTATTGTTCCGTTTCCAATTACGGAcactttattaaaacacGCTTCCAAATATAGGTCATCTCAAAGAATCCCAGTTTTGTCCTATTACCACAAGGAAACTGGGTGTTGTATAGTAAGAAGTGCACAGCCGTTACCAGGATTAACCCAACAAAGGTCTCCTCAAGATGAAAGATTAATTTATGAGTTTTTCCAGATAAAACCCTCACAGAAAAACGTTATAGTGGATTGTAGACCTACTACTAATGCTTATGCTCAAACTGCCTTGGGGGGTGGTACAGAGAATATggataattataattttggtGGTACTACGACTAGAATGTTTTTGGGTATCCCAAATATTCATACGATGAGAGATTCGTTTCAATCCCTAATTGATAACCTTATTGTagataatgatattaattcTCCATTAAATAGGAAATTTTCTATAAATCAACATTCCTCATGGCATAAACATATCAAAACTTTATTGAATAATACTGAAATATTGGTAAAGTATATACTATTTAATAAGGGCAATTTGCTAATACATTGTTCAGATGGTTGGGACAGAACAACCCAGATATCGTCATTGGTACAACTTTGTATTGATCCATATTATAGAACGTACGAAGGGTTCATGGTACttgttgaaaaagaatGGGTCCTGTTTGGTCATAGATTTTTAGAGAGGTGTGGACATTATAACtccaataacaattttCATGATAACAGctcaaataatattataaaatccTCTATATTAGGGAATAGTAAtgtcaataataatggtagtaataataataatagtaataataatagtaatgataataataatgataataataatgataatgacaTCATATCCTCTGATGAAATGACATCTTCTAGTGAAATGATGCCCGTTGAAAATCAcgttaataacaaaaaaaaagatgatttGAATAGCATATTGGCATCTATGACCAATAACATCTTTGGGGGAACCACCAGTAATACGATTAACACTAGTGCCATTACTGGCGGTATCAGTAGAAATGGAGAGGTTCAAGTTGCTAATAGAGGTAACAGTTCCagcaaaaacaataataataataataataataataataataataataataataataataataataataataataataataataacagtagcagcagtagtagtaatcCTTTATCTATAATAAGTGGCGAATCAAACAATACGTCTCCTATATTCTTTCAGTTTTTAGAGTGTGTCTATCAGTTATTACAACAATCACCCTcaaaatttgaatttaatgAAAGGTTTTTGAGAAGATTGGTTTACCATTTATATTCATGTCAATATGGGACAtttgtatataataatcaaagACAAAGTTTAAATGAAGGTTCTGCTACAGTTGATGTCTGGGcgtattttttatcaagaaaaaaagaatttgcTAACCCAAACTatattaatagtaacaatagtaataataatactgatgCTGAAGAATATTGGATTTTACCCGATTTACATAAGCTACAATGGTGGTATCAGTTATTAGGTcgaaaaaaggaagagtTAATAGATTATACAACTACGGAAGCAAGTGCCACtagtgataataataataacatcatTGCATCAGATTTATCCCCTGACATGAAAAATGCACTACGACtaaaagaagatgaagCAAGGGATAATCCGCAAAACAAGAAAAGCcccaaaaatattttctcaTATGCATTAAATCTCGATGTTttcaaatga
- a CDS encoding ferric reductase family protein (similar to Saccharomyces cerevisiae YNR060W | FRE4 | Ferric REductase): MILTRLSFFYFLLLNFFTSLVFAGSGWAHYNTGDYVGMACKYSLSSTAIFCATETTSKYTCQCKDIDALGSYVYCGFSNTENSTKTQEQFIDWFQTQCPNVTTSKIEAAYKNVTNYLIDNPKKQIPNFNKSIPIYVPFKYNATLYEIAYNSYYARFRNFDVSFYFGSGLFGYWAVIILFSAIYRFLRVSGLYNSLLPSKNYTTRFIKSKIAIPSLFANKYHKTSWFKGIVPSRIESIIIFGYFVLCTLFVATRYHYVENDIIWPKRRGQMGRYPGDRSAVLTCFMSILTFLFAGRNNLLLWLTGWKYSTFVTYHKWIARMTVLMAFIHAICMLENSLGAGKYASRQQSDWWRWGCVSMVCMGIMFIQGIALLRSLHYETFLIIHILMAVFFVVGAWIHTKNFDYQCFIYTVTAIWCFDRFARYFRILVLFGGYRTATVKIVANETLRITVPYNKTTFKARPGAFAFIYFGNWRCFWQSHPFTIVTNEENNTLVFCVKFKKGCTNTIYNFLKTQPNQTAQMKVAIEGPYGSYHNLERYNDVLLYTGGNGIPGPFAYAKKLVNDSKFKGFIHLVWVIRHWESLDWFSEELKFLEQHKDKIKTSIFITKYYDYKFGDHEDLYSNIINIKKQQEEKEAYEEKQTDDSSSDNEVLTTIKNNLTHIEFKDGRPELKELVNTDIQNSSGSTVVMTCGHPEMCDDIRDIVCDAIYQRKSRIDLLDELQKW; this comes from the coding sequence ATGATATTGACAAGATTATCTTTCTTCTACTTTTTGCTGCtaaattttttcacttCTTTGGTTTTTGCCGGTAGTGGTTGGGCTCATTACAATACGGGTGATTATGTTGGTATGGCCTGTAAATATTCGTTATCTTCAACCGCTATATTTTGTGCTACTGAGACTACTAGCAAATATACCTGCCAATGTAAAGATATTGATGCGCTGGGTTCTTATGTTTATTGTGGGTTCAGTAATACCGAGAACTCCACAAAGACTCAGGAGCAGTTTATTGATTGGTTCCAAACACAATGTCCAAATGTTACTACATCTAAAATCGAAGCGGCCTATAAGAATGTTACTAACTATTTAATTGATAATCCTAAAAAGCAAATTcccaattttaataaatccaTTCCAATCTATGTTCCATTTAAATACAATGCTACTCTTTATGAAATTGCTTACAATTCATATTACGCCAGATTTAGAAACTTTgacgtttctttttattttggtagTGGACTATTTGGTTATTGGGCtgtcattattttattcagTGCGATCTACAGGTTCTTACGAGTTTCTGGACTTTACAACTCTTTATTACCAAGTAAAAACTACACAACAAGGTTTataaaatctaaaattGCCATCCCCAGTCTTTTTGCCAACAAATATCATAAAACGTCATGGTTTAAAGGTATCGTTCCTAGTAGAATAGAATCAATCATAATTTTTGggtattttgttttatgtACTTTGTTTGTTGCTACAAGATATCATTACGTAGAAAATGATATAATTTGGCCTAAAAGAAGAGGTCAGATGGGCAGATACCCGGGTGATAGAAGTGCTGTGTTAACATGTTTCATGTCTATTTTAACTTTCTTATTTGCCGGtagaaataatttattgcTTTGGTTGACTGGCTGGAAATACTCCACTTTCGTTACTTATCATAAATGGATTGCTAGAATGACTGTTTTAATGGCGTTCATCCATGCAATATGTATGTTGGAAAATAGTTTAGGGGCCGGTAAGTATGCTTCTAGACAACAAAGTGATTGGTGGAGATGGGGTTGTGTTTCCATGGTTTGCATGGGCATTATGTTTATCCAAGGTATTGCATTGTTGAGAAGTTTACATTATGAAACCTTTTTAATTATCCACATTTTAATggctgttttttttgttgttggtgCCTGGATTCACactaaaaattttgattaCCAGTGTTTCATTTACACTGTCACTGCCATTTGGTGCTTTGATAGGTTTGCTAGATATTTTAGAATCTTGGTACTTTTTGGTGGTTATAGAACCGCAACTGTAAAAATTGTTGCCAACGAAACCTTACGAATAACTGTTCCATACAATaaaacaacttttaaagCTCGTCCAGGTGCTTTtgcatttatatattttggaaattGGAGGTGCTTTTGGCAATCCCATCCTTTTACCATAGTCACAAATGAGGAGAATAATACGTTAGTCTTTTGTGttaagtttaaaaaaggcTGTACTAATacaatttataattttttgaaaacacAACCAAACCAAACTGCTCAGATGAAAGTTGCCATAGAAGGTCCATATGGATCATATCATAACCTGGAAAGATACAATGATGTTTTGCTTTATACAGGTGGTAATGGTATTCCAGGCCCTTTTGCCTATGCCAAAAAGTTAGTTAACGACTCTAAGTTCAAAGGCTTTATTCATTTAGTTTGGGTTATTAGACATTGGGAATCTTTAGATTGGTTTTCtgaagaattaaaatttttggaaCAGCACAAGGACAAGATCAAGACATCAATTTTTATCACTAAATATTACGATTACAAATTTGGTGATCATGAAGACCTATACAGTAATATAATTAACATTAAGAAACAGCAGGAGGAGAAAGAAGCATATGAGGAAAAACAGACCGATGATTCCAGCTCTGATAATGAAGTTCTAACTACcatcaaaaacaatttaacACACATTGAGTTCAAAGATGGTAGGCCAGAATTAAAAGAGCTGGTTAATACGGATATACAAAATTCCTCTGGTAGCACCGTCGTTATGACCTGTGGTCATCCTGAAATGTGTGACGATATAAGAGACATTGTGTGTGATGCTATTTATCAAAGAAAATCTAGAATTGATTTATTAGACGAATTACAAAAATGGTAA